A single Carnobacterium inhibens subsp. inhibens DSM 13024 DNA region contains:
- a CDS encoding glycoside hydrolase family 13 protein has translation MKSIYYNSWLTGYKKPFGAVPIDETVTFTIVCEGMVVESVFLIVQKDFGATFEVKMHTMSSNYYQESFQLSEGQGLYYYYFKVIYQEEHQLKTIYYGNNQRSRGGEGQTYEEKKELKPYQLTSYLYEDRSPKWYREGVAYHIFVDRFYNGNKDGNVINPKKNSFLYASQEDLPMYIKDKDGEIIRWEFYGGNLKGIIQKLPYLKELGITILYLSPLFEARSNHKYDTGDFMKIDPMFGDEETFKKLIKEAECNEMHVILDGVFNHSGADSRYFNKFGTYSDKGAYQSMESPYSNWYTFENFPESYQSWWGVKDLPKLNTEHPDVRSFIYEDENSVIRNWTKLGLGGWRLDVADELSDDVLKGIRQALEETAQDAVLIGEVWEDASNKIAYDKRRHYIEGDRLHGAMNYPFRDIILGLLQHTLTPKAAAEKWMSLKENYPVEAFKSNFNNIGTHDTKRILTALNQNKAKLKQAMTLLFTLPGVPCLYYGDEVGVEGKEDPDNRRMYPWGKENLGIQTVVKELIAIRNKTTSLKSGEFFPFSQGHLMGIIRLISKKEFVIVLLNTSDERITLETSAISECYDLDIKEFLKENELDCLLIEPEGIILLKKELEQELSAISM, from the coding sequence ATGAAATCTATTTATTACAATTCATGGTTAACAGGATACAAAAAACCGTTCGGAGCAGTACCTATTGATGAGACAGTGACGTTCACTATTGTGTGTGAAGGAATGGTCGTTGAATCTGTTTTTCTTATCGTACAAAAAGATTTTGGAGCTACTTTTGAAGTAAAGATGCACACAATGAGTTCCAATTATTACCAAGAATCGTTCCAGCTATCAGAGGGACAGGGATTGTATTATTATTATTTCAAAGTGATTTATCAAGAAGAACACCAACTGAAAACCATTTATTACGGGAATAATCAACGGAGTAGGGGCGGAGAAGGACAGACTTATGAAGAGAAAAAAGAACTAAAACCGTATCAATTAACAAGTTATTTATATGAGGATCGTTCGCCTAAATGGTACCGTGAAGGAGTAGCCTACCATATTTTTGTAGACCGCTTTTATAATGGAAACAAAGATGGAAACGTAATAAATCCAAAGAAAAACTCATTTCTTTATGCGAGTCAAGAAGATTTACCTATGTATATCAAAGACAAAGATGGAGAAATTATCCGTTGGGAATTTTATGGCGGAAACCTAAAAGGAATTATTCAAAAATTGCCTTATTTAAAAGAGTTAGGAATAACTATTTTGTATCTTAGTCCATTATTCGAAGCACGTAGTAATCATAAATATGATACAGGGGATTTTATGAAGATCGATCCTATGTTTGGTGATGAAGAGACATTTAAAAAACTGATAAAAGAAGCTGAGTGTAATGAGATGCACGTTATATTGGATGGTGTATTCAACCATTCAGGAGCAGATAGCCGTTATTTCAATAAATTTGGAACGTATTCTGACAAAGGTGCCTATCAGTCTATGGAAAGTCCTTATTCTAATTGGTACACATTTGAAAATTTCCCGGAAAGTTATCAGTCTTGGTGGGGCGTTAAAGATTTGCCAAAATTAAATACTGAACATCCAGATGTACGTTCCTTTATTTATGAAGACGAGAACAGTGTGATTAGAAACTGGACAAAATTAGGTTTAGGAGGCTGGCGTCTAGATGTAGCAGATGAACTATCAGATGATGTACTAAAAGGAATTCGTCAGGCATTAGAGGAAACGGCCCAAGATGCTGTATTGATTGGAGAAGTTTGGGAAGATGCTTCTAATAAGATCGCTTATGATAAACGTAGACATTATATTGAAGGAGATAGGTTACATGGAGCTATGAATTATCCATTTCGTGATATTATATTAGGTCTTTTACAACATACTCTAACACCTAAAGCAGCAGCTGAAAAATGGATGAGTTTAAAAGAAAATTATCCAGTAGAAGCTTTTAAAAGTAATTTTAATAATATAGGAACTCATGATACTAAGCGTATTTTGACAGCGTTAAATCAGAATAAAGCAAAATTAAAACAAGCAATGACCTTACTCTTTACCTTGCCTGGAGTTCCGTGTCTTTATTATGGGGACGAAGTGGGAGTTGAAGGAAAAGAAGATCCTGATAATCGAAGAATGTATCCTTGGGGAAAAGAAAATCTGGGTATTCAAACAGTTGTAAAAGAGTTAATTGCGATTCGCAATAAAACAACTAGTTTAAAATCAGGGGAATTCTTTCCTTTTTCACAAGGACACTTAATGGGCATCATTAGACTAATAAGTAAAAAAGAATTTGTTATTGTGCTTTTAAATACTTCGGATGAAAGAATAACACTTGAAACTTCTGCTATTTCAGAATGCTATGATTTAGATATCAAGGAATTTCTAAAAGAAAATGAATTGGATTGCTTGTTAATAGAACCAGAAGGAATCATTCTTTTGAAAAAAGAACTCGAACAAGAGTTATCTGCCATATCCATGTAA
- a CDS encoding glycogen/starch/alpha-glucan phosphorylase, translating into MTLTTTEFKTEFTKVFEALYASNIKDASSVQQYNALGNFIKMYSSENWNQTNQLYLDNQVKQVYYFSMEFLPGRMLKSNLLNLGILDTVRTGIKEMGLDFEEIVESEVDPALGNGGLGRLASCFMDSIASLGIPGNGNGIRYRYGLFQQKFVDGYQVELPENWLRNGNVWEVRKENKAVTVRFGGEVYLKEDGKNKLRPIYSNTQNILAVPYDTGMIGYENDVVNNLRLWSAEIPVEEEINYKTVADREVVNQITEVLYPDDSNYEGQLLRLRQEYFFTSAGIQSIVRFFKKQQLPWSEFSNKIAIHVNDTHPALCVPELMRILLDEEGLGWEQAWNITKRSISYTNHTIMQEAMEKWPVQMVQELLPRIYQIIEAINQRHIDKKVPLYGEELTYRTTIISDGYIKMANLAIIGSHSVNGVAQLHTEILKEETLRDFYEMYPSKFNNKTNGITQRRWLHLANEKLTHLIDEKIGKEWKTNPAELRQFKAYSKDKKTLSCLADIKLENKQRFAAYAKEKYAIELDPTALFDVQIKRLHAYKRQLLNALHILDRYLKIKDDPTVELQPRVFIFGAKAAPSYIYAKQIIKFINALAHLVNNDPDVGDKMKIVFVENYGVSLAELIIPAADISEQISLAGKEASGTSNMKLMLNGALTLATLDGANIEIKDLVGEENIFLFGLTNEEVNQLNREGTYSAKRVLDENERLNRVLECLINGMIPDIEEEGRVIYDSLIRYNDEYYVLKDFDSFVAAQERADELYQDKEAWNQKALINIASSGPFSADFTIMRYADEIWNVKEKAIKNRSFLKGNQPI; encoded by the coding sequence ATGACATTAACGACTACTGAGTTTAAAACAGAGTTTACGAAAGTCTTTGAAGCACTATATGCCTCGAATATAAAGGACGCCTCTTCTGTTCAACAATACAATGCTTTAGGCAATTTCATAAAAATGTATTCTTCTGAGAACTGGAATCAAACGAACCAACTGTATCTGGATAATCAAGTCAAACAAGTCTACTATTTTTCAATGGAATTTTTACCAGGACGTATGTTGAAAAGCAATTTACTAAATTTAGGTATTTTAGACACAGTTCGAACTGGAATCAAGGAAATGGGATTAGACTTTGAAGAAATTGTAGAATCTGAAGTAGATCCTGCCTTAGGTAATGGTGGATTAGGCCGTCTAGCTTCTTGTTTTATGGATTCGATTGCCTCTCTTGGAATACCGGGAAACGGAAATGGTATCCGTTACCGTTATGGATTATTCCAGCAAAAGTTTGTAGATGGTTATCAAGTTGAGTTGCCTGAAAACTGGTTGCGGAATGGAAATGTTTGGGAAGTTCGAAAAGAAAATAAAGCTGTTACTGTCCGCTTTGGTGGTGAAGTGTACTTGAAAGAGGATGGCAAAAATAAACTGCGTCCGATTTATTCTAATACTCAAAATATTTTAGCAGTACCTTATGATACAGGAATGATTGGTTATGAAAATGATGTCGTCAACAATCTTCGATTATGGTCAGCAGAAATTCCGGTTGAAGAAGAAATAAATTATAAAACAGTCGCGGATCGTGAAGTAGTAAACCAAATCACAGAAGTACTTTACCCAGATGATTCTAATTATGAGGGGCAGCTTCTTCGATTGAGACAAGAATATTTCTTTACATCTGCTGGGATCCAAAGCATTGTTCGTTTCTTTAAAAAGCAGCAACTGCCATGGAGTGAATTTTCCAATAAAATAGCCATTCATGTAAACGACACCCATCCAGCTTTGTGTGTACCTGAATTGATGCGTATTTTATTAGATGAAGAAGGTTTAGGTTGGGAACAAGCTTGGAATATTACAAAACGATCTATCAGTTATACCAATCATACGATTATGCAAGAAGCAATGGAGAAATGGCCTGTTCAGATGGTTCAAGAATTACTGCCTCGTATTTATCAAATTATTGAAGCCATTAATCAACGTCATATCGATAAAAAAGTTCCGTTGTATGGGGAAGAACTAACGTATCGTACAACGATTATTTCAGACGGATACATTAAAATGGCTAATTTAGCGATTATAGGGAGTCACAGTGTAAATGGGGTCGCTCAATTGCATACCGAAATCTTAAAAGAAGAAACATTGCGTGATTTTTATGAAATGTATCCTTCTAAATTTAACAATAAAACAAATGGGATTACGCAAAGACGTTGGCTTCATTTAGCTAATGAGAAATTGACTCATCTGATTGATGAAAAAATTGGTAAAGAGTGGAAGACAAATCCAGCTGAACTTAGACAGTTTAAAGCTTACTCAAAAGATAAAAAAACCCTTAGTTGTTTAGCTGATATCAAGTTAGAAAATAAACAGCGTTTTGCAGCCTATGCAAAAGAAAAATATGCGATTGAACTCGATCCTACAGCATTATTTGACGTACAAATTAAACGACTGCACGCATATAAACGTCAATTATTAAATGCTTTGCATATTTTGGATCGCTATTTGAAAATCAAAGATGATCCTACGGTTGAATTGCAGCCGAGAGTTTTTATTTTTGGGGCAAAAGCAGCACCTAGTTACATTTACGCAAAACAAATCATTAAATTTATTAATGCTTTAGCTCATTTGGTAAATAATGATCCAGATGTAGGCGATAAAATGAAAATCGTATTTGTAGAAAATTATGGGGTTTCCTTAGCAGAATTGATCATACCAGCTGCAGATATCAGTGAACAAATTTCTTTAGCAGGAAAAGAAGCTTCTGGAACAAGCAACATGAAATTGATGCTGAATGGTGCATTGACATTGGCAACCTTAGATGGCGCAAATATTGAGATCAAAGATTTAGTTGGAGAAGAGAATATTTTCTTGTTTGGTCTGACGAATGAAGAAGTCAATCAATTAAACAGAGAAGGTACCTATTCAGCTAAGCGAGTTTTGGATGAAAATGAACGATTAAATAGAGTGTTGGAGTGCCTAATCAATGGGATGATTCCAGATATTGAAGAAGAAGGCAGAGTGATTTATGATTCATTGATCCGATATAATGATGAATATTATGTTTTAAAAGATTTCGATAGTTTTGTTGCAGCGCAAGAAAGAGCAGATGAATTATACCAAGATAAAGAAGCTTGGAATCAAAAGGCATTGATCAATATTGCCAGTTCTGGACCATTTTCTGCTGATTTCACTATTATGAGATATGCTGACGAGATATGGAATGTTAAAGAAAAAGCCATAAAAAACAGATCATTTCTAAAAGGGAACCAACCGATCTAA
- the glgA gene encoding glycogen synthase GlgA — MKVLFAAAECAPFFKTGGLGDVAGALPKELKKQGVDIRVVLPLYGTMPKKFKDQLEDVVQFEVKVGWRNQYCGVKKLKKDDVIYYFIDNLYYFDRESIYGFDDDGERFAYFSQAICEMLEKVDFIPDVLHVNDWHTSIIPVLLKDKYQWIENYRSIKTILTIHNLQFQGIYDQLVLSDLYGIGYDAFHEHGLKYYDKINCLKGGMFYADQITTVSPTYAKEIQTPEFGENLDGVLRYNNYKLSGILNGIDYEVFDPEQDDVIPAHFSITDLKGKTLNKTTLQERVGLPVNEKVALMSMVSRLTTQKGCDLLRDKIEELMHRNLQILILGTGEKEYEDSFSYFAWKYPEKFKMIIDFDVALAQHIYAGSDLFIMPSAFEPCGLSQLNSLRYGTLPIVHETGGLKDTVQSYNPVTGEGTGFSFYDFRSTVMVETIDRALTLYYDEPKKWTSVVKQAMKKDFSWEKSTKEYKQVYTTLLKS; from the coding sequence ATGAAAGTTTTATTTGCTGCGGCAGAATGCGCTCCTTTTTTTAAAACAGGAGGGTTAGGGGATGTCGCAGGGGCCTTACCCAAAGAATTGAAAAAACAAGGCGTAGATATACGTGTGGTTTTACCGCTATACGGGACAATGCCGAAAAAATTTAAAGACCAATTAGAAGATGTTGTGCAGTTTGAAGTGAAGGTTGGTTGGAGAAACCAATATTGCGGCGTGAAAAAATTAAAAAAAGATGACGTTATCTATTATTTTATTGATAATCTATATTATTTTGACCGTGAGAGTATTTACGGTTTCGATGATGATGGAGAACGCTTTGCTTATTTTTCCCAGGCCATCTGTGAGATGTTAGAAAAAGTAGATTTTATTCCAGATGTTTTACATGTAAATGATTGGCACACTTCTATTATTCCGGTTTTGTTAAAAGACAAATACCAATGGATCGAAAACTATCGCTCTATCAAAACAATTTTAACAATCCATAATTTACAATTCCAAGGCATTTATGACCAGTTAGTCTTGTCTGATTTGTATGGAATTGGTTATGATGCGTTTCATGAACACGGGCTCAAATACTATGATAAAATCAATTGTTTAAAAGGTGGCATGTTTTACGCCGATCAGATTACAACCGTTAGCCCAACCTATGCAAAAGAAATCCAAACACCTGAATTTGGTGAGAATTTGGATGGTGTATTGCGCTACAACAATTATAAATTGAGCGGTATTTTAAATGGAATTGATTACGAAGTCTTTGATCCTGAACAAGATGATGTCATTCCAGCTCACTTTTCTATTACTGATTTAAAAGGAAAGACCCTCAATAAAACAACATTGCAAGAGCGTGTGGGATTACCGGTGAATGAAAAAGTAGCATTAATGTCTATGGTAAGTCGATTAACCACTCAAAAAGGCTGCGATTTATTGCGAGATAAAATAGAAGAATTGATGCACCGGAATCTACAAATTCTTATATTGGGTACTGGAGAAAAAGAATACGAAGATAGTTTCAGTTATTTCGCTTGGAAATATCCAGAAAAATTTAAAATGATTATTGATTTTGATGTGGCCTTAGCTCAACACATCTATGCCGGAAGTGATTTATTTATTATGCCTTCAGCATTTGAACCATGTGGATTGTCACAACTCAATTCCCTACGCTATGGCACATTGCCGATCGTCCACGAGACAGGAGGATTAAAAGATACAGTCCAATCCTATAATCCAGTTACAGGTGAAGGAACTGGATTCAGTTTTTATGACTTCCGTTCAACGGTTATGGTAGAAACAATTGATCGTGCACTAACGCTCTATTATGATGAACCTAAAAAATGGACATCAGTAGTAAAACAAGCTATGAAAAAAGATTTTAGTTGGGAAAAGTCCACAAAAGAATATAAACAAGTATACACAACATTACTTAAGTCATAA
- the glgD gene encoding glucose-1-phosphate adenylyltransferase subunit GlgD: MKTNQQLCAVLNLDESEPQLMPLTKIRAVAALPFGSRYRLIDFPLSSLYSAEVNSVAMFVRGSARALMDHVRSGYPWGMESTVGGGLFIHSGAEIKEALERLEPGQISSYYQDQIDFVKHSQKGYVVVMGSKMLCNVDIKGVLRSHIESQADITVVYKNVSRGFCLPDSIDNCLSFEVEGDSKITDLLPANELPKEETKMAIGMGIAIMSSETFIELTTEAANNRIKGDINVLIRYNLKKYTVHGYEYTGYLKNIETVSSYYDANMDLLDEDNYNALFYRSQPVITKVKNGAPTYYSKEANISNSQFASDCVINGTVEDSVVFRKVVIEKNAVIKRSLIMQGSKVAAGAELDYVILDKGVKIGPGVKLSGTKDEPLVIEKGREITVEKES; this comes from the coding sequence ATGAAGACTAATCAACAACTATGTGCAGTGTTAAATTTGGATGAATCAGAACCGCAACTGATGCCTCTAACAAAAATAAGAGCAGTAGCAGCTTTACCATTTGGTTCACGGTACCGGCTAATCGATTTTCCTCTTTCTAGTTTATATAGTGCTGAGGTCAATTCTGTTGCAATGTTCGTACGCGGCAGTGCAAGAGCTTTAATGGATCATGTTCGAAGCGGCTATCCTTGGGGAATGGAATCGACTGTGGGTGGCGGATTGTTTATTCATTCTGGAGCAGAAATAAAAGAAGCTTTGGAACGTTTAGAACCAGGACAAATCAGTAGTTACTATCAAGATCAAATAGACTTTGTTAAACATTCTCAAAAAGGGTATGTTGTAGTCATGGGCAGTAAAATGCTTTGTAATGTAGATATTAAAGGTGTTTTAAGAAGTCATATTGAAAGTCAGGCAGACATCACCGTCGTCTATAAAAATGTTTCAAGAGGGTTTTGCTTACCAGATTCTATTGATAATTGTTTATCTTTTGAAGTAGAAGGTGACAGTAAAATCACTGATTTGCTTCCGGCTAATGAGCTTCCAAAAGAAGAAACAAAGATGGCAATTGGCATGGGTATTGCCATTATGAGCAGTGAAACCTTTATTGAATTGACTACAGAAGCAGCTAACAATCGAATCAAAGGAGACATCAATGTTTTAATTAGATATAATTTAAAAAAATACACTGTGCATGGATATGAATATACAGGGTATTTGAAAAATATTGAAACGGTCTCAAGTTATTATGATGCAAACATGGACTTGTTAGATGAAGACAACTACAATGCGTTATTCTACCGCAGCCAGCCAGTTATCACAAAAGTGAAAAATGGTGCACCGACTTATTATTCAAAAGAAGCTAATATCAGTAATTCACAGTTTGCTAGTGACTGCGTAATCAATGGAACTGTTGAAGATTCAGTTGTTTTCCGAAAAGTTGTGATTGAAAAAAATGCAGTCATTAAACGTTCTTTGATCATGCAAGGCAGTAAAGTTGCTGCAGGAGCAGAATTAGATTACGTTATCTTAGATAAAGGTGTAAAAATCGGTCCTGGAGTTAAATTAAGTGGAACTAAAGATGAACCATTAGTGATTGAAAAAGGAAGAGAGATCACAGTAGAAAAGGAGAGCTGA
- a CDS encoding glucose-1-phosphate adenylyltransferase produces MKKTETLAMILAGGQGTRLGKLTKDIAKPAVPFGGKYRIIDFALSNCANSGIKNVGVVTQYQPLELNTHVGNGESWGLNTHDGGATILQPYSSVDGEKWFKGTAHAIYQNIDFIDRYNPDYLLVLSGDHIYKMNYQNMIEFHKAKKAALTVGVIPVPLDEAPRFGIMNTDQTDRIIEFEEKPAEPKSNLASMGIYIFDWPTLKRYLVDNHAKNRTMEDFGKDVIPTYLRNSENVFAYAFKNYWKDVGTIESLWEANMEFLDPNHALNIRDSSWRVYTQNPSAPPQFLTKTSKVADSMIADGCYIAGEIKHSILSSNVKVGKNSIIKDSLIMANVTIGENVTINCAIVGENAKIHDGAQIIGDEKNINVVGYAEEVGGLKDED; encoded by the coding sequence ATGAAAAAAACAGAAACTTTAGCAATGATTTTAGCAGGAGGACAAGGAACAAGGCTTGGAAAATTAACTAAAGATATTGCTAAACCAGCAGTACCTTTTGGAGGTAAGTACAGAATCATTGATTTTGCGTTAAGTAATTGTGCTAATTCTGGGATCAAAAATGTAGGTGTAGTGACTCAATATCAACCTCTGGAATTAAATACCCATGTAGGAAACGGCGAAAGCTGGGGATTGAATACTCATGATGGCGGAGCTACTATTTTGCAACCTTATTCTAGCGTGGATGGAGAAAAATGGTTTAAAGGAACGGCACATGCCATTTACCAAAACATTGATTTTATTGATCGGTATAATCCAGACTATCTTTTAGTTCTTTCAGGAGACCACATCTATAAAATGAATTATCAAAATATGATTGAATTCCATAAAGCTAAAAAAGCAGCTTTAACTGTAGGCGTTATTCCTGTTCCGCTTGATGAAGCCCCTCGCTTTGGAATCATGAATACTGATCAGACAGACCGAATTATTGAATTTGAAGAAAAACCAGCAGAACCTAAGAGTAATTTAGCTTCAATGGGGATTTACATTTTTGACTGGCCAACGCTGAAACGGTATCTAGTGGATAATCATGCTAAGAATCGTACAATGGAAGACTTTGGGAAAGATGTTATTCCAACTTATTTGAGAAATAGTGAAAATGTATTTGCTTATGCCTTTAAAAATTACTGGAAAGATGTTGGAACGATTGAAAGCCTTTGGGAAGCAAATATGGAATTTTTAGACCCGAATCATGCATTAAACATAAGGGACTCTTCATGGAGAGTTTATACACAAAATCCATCTGCTCCACCTCAATTTTTAACCAAAACCTCTAAGGTTGCGGATTCTATGATTGCAGATGGCTGCTATATTGCGGGTGAGATCAAACATTCAATTTTATCATCTAATGTTAAAGTAGGAAAAAATTCTATTATTAAAGATAGCTTGATCATGGCTAACGTAACGATAGGCGAAAATGTGACCATTAATTGTGCCATTGTTGGAGAAAACGCAAAAATTCATGATGGGGCACAAATTATTGGAGATGAAAAAAATATTAACGTAGTGGGATACGCTGAAGAGGTAGGAGGGTTAAAAGATGAAGACTAA
- the glgB gene encoding 1,4-alpha-glucan branching protein GlgB, which translates to MSEEVKKKLEEELFLFNTGEYFDSYLTLGCNRDTYEGNSGFRFTVWAPNAISMAVVGDFSDWDLGIEMEKIGKTGCWTAFSDKAIEGQCYKYRIEQPDGTVKLKIDPYAFEFEVRPKDASIVKGLPEKKWKDGLWSANKKRFSIYERPLNIYEVHLSSWKHHDDGSWYTIPELKNELIPYVKKMGYTHIEFMPLMEHPLDASWGYQLTGYYALSSKFGTMEEFQDLVEAAHLANIGVIMDWVPGHFNRNDYGMVHFDGTPQFEYTDKNKAQNNRWGTMNFDLGKAQVQSFLTSNALYWIEQFHLDGLRVDAVSSMLYLDYDIGEWTPNEDGSNHNKVGVEFIQKLNKKVFERHPYTLMIAEESTAWSKVTKPVHMGGLGFNYKWNMGWMNDTLKFFEMDPLSRKHHFNLITFSFMYAFNENFILPFSHDEVVHGKKSLMHKMPGDRYNQFASLRTLEAYMMVHPGKKLNFMGNDYGQFLEWRIHEGLEWQSVNDEMNAKHLHFMESLNLLYKKERALWEVDHQADGIQILDADNASETLLTFIRKGKKPRDFVVVICNFVPVERKGYKVGVPYEGIYEECLNTELSEYGGVWTKNQGPLKTVKETTNQQVHTIELIVPAMSVLILRPKRIFGVPKN; encoded by the coding sequence ATGAGTGAAGAAGTAAAAAAAAAACTTGAAGAAGAATTGTTTTTATTTAATACCGGGGAATATTTCGACAGTTATTTAACGCTAGGATGCAATAGGGATACCTATGAAGGGAACTCAGGATTTCGTTTTACTGTTTGGGCTCCTAATGCGATAAGTATGGCTGTAGTAGGAGATTTTTCCGATTGGGATTTAGGAATCGAAATGGAGAAAATTGGCAAAACGGGTTGTTGGACAGCCTTTAGCGACAAAGCTATAGAAGGACAATGTTATAAATACCGTATAGAACAACCTGATGGAACGGTAAAGTTGAAAATTGATCCTTATGCATTTGAATTTGAAGTAAGACCAAAAGACGCTTCGATTGTAAAGGGTTTACCCGAAAAGAAATGGAAAGATGGGTTATGGTCTGCAAATAAAAAACGATTTTCTATCTATGAACGCCCACTAAACATCTATGAAGTACATCTTAGTTCTTGGAAACACCACGATGATGGATCGTGGTATACAATTCCTGAATTAAAAAACGAATTGATTCCTTATGTTAAAAAAATGGGGTACACACATATTGAATTCATGCCTTTAATGGAACATCCTCTAGACGCTTCTTGGGGGTATCAGTTGACCGGATACTATGCGTTATCTTCTAAATTTGGCACGATGGAAGAGTTTCAAGACTTAGTAGAAGCGGCACACCTAGCAAATATTGGAGTAATCATGGATTGGGTACCAGGCCACTTTAATCGAAATGATTATGGGATGGTTCATTTTGATGGGACCCCTCAATTTGAATACACAGATAAAAATAAAGCTCAAAATAATCGATGGGGAACAATGAACTTTGATTTAGGGAAAGCTCAAGTCCAAAGCTTCTTGACTTCTAATGCACTATATTGGATCGAACAATTTCATTTAGATGGGTTAAGAGTCGATGCCGTATCCAGTATGTTGTACCTTGATTACGATATTGGTGAGTGGACGCCTAATGAAGATGGAAGCAATCACAATAAAGTAGGTGTTGAATTTATTCAAAAACTTAATAAAAAAGTATTTGAACGACATCCTTACACCTTGATGATCGCCGAAGAAAGTACGGCGTGGTCAAAAGTTACGAAACCAGTTCATATGGGAGGGCTAGGTTTCAACTATAAGTGGAATATGGGGTGGATGAATGACACATTGAAATTTTTTGAAATGGATCCATTATCCCGTAAACATCATTTCAATTTAATTACTTTTTCTTTTATGTATGCATTCAATGAAAACTTTATTTTGCCATTCTCGCATGATGAAGTGGTACATGGAAAAAAATCATTGATGCATAAAATGCCAGGTGATCGCTACAACCAATTTGCCAGCTTGCGTACATTAGAAGCTTATATGATGGTTCACCCAGGTAAAAAGCTGAACTTCATGGGGAATGATTATGGTCAATTTCTAGAATGGCGCATACATGAAGGATTGGAATGGCAAAGTGTGAATGACGAAATGAATGCTAAACATTTGCACTTTATGGAATCGTTAAATTTACTGTATAAAAAAGAAAGAGCTTTATGGGAAGTAGATCATCAAGCAGATGGAATCCAAATTTTAGATGCAGATAATGCTTCTGAAACTCTTTTAACGTTTATTCGAAAAGGTAAAAAGCCGCGTGATTTCGTAGTCGTTATTTGTAATTTTGTACCAGTTGAGCGAAAGGGGTATAAGGTAGGAGTTCCTTATGAAGGCATTTATGAAGAGTGTTTAAATACTGAATTGAGCGAATATGGCGGGGTCTGGACAAAAAATCAAGGACCTTTAAAAACGGTTAAAGAAACCACTAACCAGCAGGTCCATACGATTGAATTGATTGTACCGGCAATGAGCGTTTTAATTTTACGACCAAAAAGAATTTTTGGAGTTCCAAAAAATTAA
- a CDS encoding NfeD family protein, producing MNVLEIILLTVGFIGLVIAALTPKSTLGGLLALASFGGYFYINSLENWVPIIIFILGICLLIFEVFVPDFGVAGIIGFLLIIGGVYLTNNDLSTALRDLSIAVVAASFLFIMLIRRGYSLTHLQKLVLQNNLDKESGFSSNTDASAYLGKTGETTTPLRPSGKVQFEDTELDVVSTGEHIDTNVSVIVTKVEGYKIIVRRVD from the coding sequence GTGAATGTATTGGAAATAATTTTATTAACTGTTGGATTTATTGGTTTAGTCATAGCGGCTTTAACACCTAAATCTACTTTAGGAGGACTTTTGGCATTAGCAAGTTTTGGAGGATATTTTTATATAAATAGTCTTGAAAATTGGGTTCCGATTATAATTTTTATTCTAGGAATTTGTTTGTTGATATTTGAAGTCTTTGTACCTGACTTTGGTGTAGCAGGTATCATTGGTTTTCTTTTAATTATCGGCGGTGTCTATTTAACGAATAATGATCTTAGTACAGCTTTACGTGATTTAAGTATTGCGGTGGTTGCTGCTTCATTTTTATTTATTATGCTCATCCGCAGAGGGTACTCGTTAACTCATTTACAAAAACTTGTCCTTCAAAATAATTTAGATAAAGAAAGCGGGTTTTCAAGCAACACTGACGCTTCAGCTTATTTAGGAAAAACTGGAGAAACAACTACGCCACTTAGGCCATCTGGAAAAGTACAATTTGAAGACACTGAGTTAGATGTCGTAAGTACTGGAGAGCATATAGACACAAATGTTTCCGTTATTGTCACAAAAGTAGAAGGATACAAAATTATTGTTAGGAGAGTGGATTAA